The genomic DNA AGTCttacttaattttaaaacttcTGTGTTTATGCCCATAGAAAACTGACTGGATGTTAGGTGCGGTTTTACAAATGGCTGATGAGTGTTAGATAAGCAGCAGATAATGTTATGTTTTCttccaaaataataataatgtcaaATGATGAAAGACTTTATATTTACAAGGCAATAACATTTCATGCAGTTAATTGTTTTGCAATAAGCTAAACAGGAATCACATTGTATGGCTTAAGAAAGCATTGACTGTCCTCATTTAACCTAAAACGTTTAAATTACTGTTCaacttttctttattttttattttcctaaTCACATACACCAGTGCCAGATGTCATCAAAATCACTTGCTGTCTATTTGCAATTTTCTgctatttgttgtttttacagttatggCAGTAACAATATCATCAATGCTTTTGTTGTTTTACgctattattaataataataaaaatatttttattatttacgtCATGGCTTATCTTTCTTTAATTGGACccattgtattttaaaaatcaacTGTTGATCTCGTGTAATCCCGCAAAATGTTGTAAAATCAAGTTTACTGAAAGATATTTTacgataatttttttaataagagCGCGCGCTCCTTTGAAACGGTTGCCCTGGAAACCTTTAATTGCGCAAGAGGACAAATGAGTCGACCATCGGCGGCCAAAAAACGAGCGATGTGTTGAATTTATAGTTTATTGTCCCTCAACACTTCAACAGACCCCTGCCGAGTTCAAAGAGTCCCGCGGAGTGTGCTGTATGATAAATGTTCACAACTTTGACCTACAAAAACATACTAGTAGTTTATTTATCACTCCTTAATTGAGCAGTAATGCCATGTAAAGTCATTACATAAATTATATCTAAATAAACGATTAAACGCATGCTAGATTTTAATCTTAAATAGGCtagaataaattaaaaaatacagaCCAAAAAGTTAACTAAAAATTGAATCGCCTTTAATAGTAGCTATGATTAGTCCGATAATGGCCTTAATCTCGATTAACTTTGATCACTATTAATTAAGCCTATTAATCATTACGATGAGCTCAAGATCTGAATGATCCTTAGATGAGTCTATATTGTGAAGTTTGTTTTTTTCGAGGAGGGGAGAGTTGTTGTCCTATAGCTCCTCCCTCACGATTGTTAAGAGCCGAAGTGATTCAGTGTCATTGTTTGAGAGGAGCGGATCAAACACCTCACACAGAGAGCCTCCTTTTCTCATGGAAATAAAGTGTCTGCCTCTCACGCATGAAGTTTCTGTAATGCAAAGAAGTCAAGCACACGCGGACAATTGCTGAGGGAAGCAGGACCGAAGAGCGCGCGGGACACTTTCGAGATAATAAACCACAACCTCTTACAGCATCTGAATGAGGACGATCGTTAAAAGTGGCGTTATTCCGTGAGATTTAATGCGGTACTGCTGAACATGTTTTACTCTGGACTGTGTACGGTTGTGTTCGGGCTGCTGTGCGTTGTGCGCTCCGCGGGCGCGTCGGCGTGTCCGTCGGGGTGCGAGTGCTCGGAAGCCGCGCTGACGGTCAAATGTGTTTCTAAAGATTTGCGGGACATACCGACTGGCATCCCGGGATACACGAGAAACCTCTTCATCACCGGAAACCACATCAGTCGCATTGGTCCAGAGTCTTTCCAGGGACTGGACAATGTGACAAATTTGGCACTGTCTAACAACAGGTAACACGCGATTTGATGCATTAAATATAAAGCATGTGCATTGTTTTAAAGATAACTTTTGCAACTAACAACTCTAACAACTACCATAGTAATAATAGTTAGACTAAATTTGTTTACTACCATTGCTGTTATTTATGTAAGACCAATAAATAGTGGAATGCTTTTAGTTTTTATGCTTTTGGAAGAGAGAAGATTTTTTAACCCCAAATTTATTCAtctgatttttttattcatagaAATCAAAATGAGCCTTGTTTACATGACACTATAGAAAAGAAGTCAgtatgacattttttttctccTGTTTCAGGATCTCTGAGGTGAAGTCTCATGCATTTTCTAGCCTGCGAAGTCTGAGATCGCTGGACCTAAGCAACAACCAGCTGGCTCTTATCCATCCCGAGGCATTCACTGTCAAGAGCCGCACACTGAAGGAGCTCAACCTTAGCCGAGCTCTCTACAACCATTCTTCTGTCATTGATTTAGCCACGTCTCTTCGCTGGAGCAGCCTGGGTGATCTGCTAGTGCTTGACCTGTCCAGTAATGGCCTCATCTACTTGCCCCCTGGCATTTTTTCCCATCTTGTCGGCTTGCAGAGCCTTCAGCTCGGTAATAATTCTATAGTGGCCATCCATAATGGGACTTTCGCGGGGCTGGATCATCTCCGGGAACTTGATTTAACCCAAAACGCCCTCAGAACGTTGCGGGACGAAGCTCTTAAAGAGTTGGAACACTTTCGTACGGTAAGGCTCCGCTTGGCAGACAACCCTTACACTTGCGTCTGCGACATCGAGCCTTTCGCAGCCTGGCTGAATGTCTCGCGTGCACATGTGGCGGATGTGGAGCGCCTCACTTGCGTTTTCCCCGTGGAACTGCAGAACACATCACTGCTGACGGTGGGCGAGCTGGAGTTGGGTTGTCACAGGGTGGGAGAGACTGACAACATAGCACTGCAGACCTCTTACGTGTTCCTGGGTATCGTGCTGGGATTCGTTGGTCTCATGTTTCTTTTTGTGCTCTACCTGAACCGCAAGGACATTAAGAAACGGATCTACGAAATGCGAGATGCCTGCCGGGAAGTGTGGGAAGGATATCATTACCGATATGAGATGGACTCTGATCCCAGACTGTCACAGGTCTCCACAACGGTCGATGTGTGACCGGGTGCAAGCTCTTCCCACACCAAGCTcactttttttttatatgtgaaaaatgtacatttgtgtTTCGATATTCAATGTGTACTCAAGCATGTACTGCCTGTTAAGTCTTGTTTTCAACAAGCACACCTCCCCCTCAAACTCAGAATTGGCCCTCGAGAAGCATTTGCTTTTTAATCATTACTGGATGCTGGAGGATTAGCCCAATAAAGGGCAGAAGCCATAAAGTAAGTCTGACTACCACCAACAAACCCCCCGCCACCCTCCATTGTACTGGAATATAGCCCTCAacctttttggttcaactacagCTTAAGTGCCTTGTTTGTAGGATTCGGGGGGCTGACCAGAGACAGGGGCGACTCCGATGTGTATACTATAGTGTTTATGAAGTCTGAGGTGCCGTATATCGCATGCTTTCTTTATAGATCCATATGAAGTCGGAGAGAATTGGCCGTTTTCTGTGGTCCTTTCTGTCCTTCTATCCACAGGGAGTCTGAGAAGAATGTGCCGGATTTTCTCTCCAAAAGCATTCCAACATGAGGATCACCTCCTCTAAGCTCTAGAAGGAGGGTCTTTTAAAGAAAGAGCCTCAGTTTGCTGAAATATCTGGCTCTTTTTTTTCATTCAAAAGAGACATTTGGCTTTGTTTTTATTCTGCTCATTTTTATTGTCAGAATGATGAGAACCAGCCCTTACGAGGGCCGCTGAGCGAGACCCCTCCTCCTTAAACACTGCAGAGAGGCTGCCGGCTCTTTGAAGGCTCATATGTTCCCCAGCTTTTTCTGTTTAAGAGACTTTACAGTGATAAGATACAGATGAAACTGGGGCTGTTGTGCAGAAAGGTCTCCTGCTCGGCTCTGTATTGAGTACTGCTTCGAACTGTAAAAAGACTGAACTAAGAAAAGAAAAGTCTCTGTGTTGTCAACTTCACTTGTGTCTGATGTTTTATGATACAATGACATGTTTGGACGCAGTGTTTTGGATTGAGAAAAAATGATCATCTGTGGAAAAATACCATAACTTTGCTTGTGATAATGAAAATGTACTTGTGCCTGATTAATTGCCTGTTAAGATATTTGGTACAGGAAGTTTGGGACTGTCTTCCATTGTGTTTTATATCTTTACACTTATAtatgattcatttaaaaataaatgaacctTTAACATAAAAGAGACAACCTTGTATGGCAAAAGCAAAATGTTTACTCTTAAATTTACAAGGTATCCAGTAAAAGACATCAAACTGTCAtgcatttagtttttttctggACAGAGTTTGTTTTGCatgcttaaaaataaagtgtttttttttttcaattgaaAACTTAAATT from Misgurnus anguillicaudatus chromosome 20, ASM2758022v2, whole genome shotgun sequence includes the following:
- the tpbg1b gene encoding trophoblast glycoprotein a produces the protein MFYSGLCTVVFGLLCVVRSAGASACPSGCECSEAALTVKCVSKDLRDIPTGIPGYTRNLFITGNHISRIGPESFQGLDNVTNLALSNNRISEVKSHAFSSLRSLRSLDLSNNQLALIHPEAFTVKSRTLKELNLSRALYNHSSVIDLATSLRWSSLGDLLVLDLSSNGLIYLPPGIFSHLVGLQSLQLGNNSIVAIHNGTFAGLDHLRELDLTQNALRTLRDEALKELEHFRTVRLRLADNPYTCVCDIEPFAAWLNVSRAHVADVERLTCVFPVELQNTSLLTVGELELGCHRVGETDNIALQTSYVFLGIVLGFVGLMFLFVLYLNRKDIKKRIYEMRDACREVWEGYHYRYEMDSDPRLSQVSTTVDV